The following proteins are co-located in the Impatiens glandulifera unplaced genomic scaffold, dImpGla2.1, whole genome shotgun sequence genome:
- the LOC124918060 gene encoding zinc finger MYM-type protein 1-like, giving the protein MGKLNESIGNTILENAPKNAKYTSPDIQKDVLNVIANQVRTKIRQEIGDAKFCILVDEARDASNKEQMAIVLRFVDIDGVLRERFFAIVNVADTTVTTLKKEISDVLGRYDLHIHNMRGQGYDGASNMRGSWNGLQALFLKECSCAYYVHCFAHPLQLALIAVAEKEVSIWLFFSKLNSICILINASPKRHAELHSAQRNEIAHMVATGERDTGRGCNQIGNLLRPGKTRWSSNFDSLCSMVDMYGSVITVLENMVDEGSSNSIRGEASGLLIAMKSFDFIFILHLMKRIMGLTNLLCRALQERSLDILNAMEHVSTTKTLLHVLREQGFDNLLSCVE; this is encoded by the coding sequence TTGAATGAGAGTATTGGAAACACTATCTTAGAAAATGCTCCAAAAAATGCAAAGTATACTTCTCCGGATATTCAGAAAGATGTATTGAATGTTATTGCCAACCAAGTGAGAACAAAGATTCGCCAAGAAATCGGGGATGCCAAATTCTGCATTTTAGTTGACGAAGCAAGAGATGCATCTAACAAGGAGCAGATGGCTATTGTGTTAAGATTTGTGGATATTGATGGGGTTTTACGAGAACGGTTCTTTGCCATTGTAAATGTGGCTGATACAACTGTTACAACACTTAAGAAAGAAATATCTGATGTTCTTGGTCGTTATGACTTGCATATCCATAACATGAGGGGACAAGGATACGATGGTGCTAGCAATATGCGTGGCTCTTGGAATGGATTACAGGCTCTTTTTTTGAAAGAATGTTCATGTGCATATTATGTACATTGTTTTGCTCATCCGCTTCAACTAGCATTAATTGCGGTTGCCGAAAAAGAGGTATctatttggttatttttttcGAAATTGAATTCTATATGTATTCTTATTAATGCATCTCCTAAACGTCATGCCGAGTTACATTCTGCTCAAAGAAATGAAATTGCACATATGGTAGCTACTGGTGAACGTGATACCGGTAGAGGTTGTAATCAGATTGGAAATTTATTACGGCCAGGAAAGACTCGTTGGAGTTCTAATTTTGACTCACTTTGTAGCATGGTTGATATGTATGGCTCTGTGATCACTGTTTTAGAAAATATGGTGGATGAGGGGTCTTCTAACTCCATTCGTGGTGAAGCTAGTGGTTTGTTGATTGCGATGAAgtcttttgattttatattcattctacacttaatgaaaaggaTAATGGGATTAACAAATCTACTTTGTCGAGCATTGCAAGAGAGAtctctagatattttaaatGCAATGGAGCATGTTTCAACTACTAAAACTTTGCTTCATGTTTTGAGAGAGCAAGGGTTTGATAATTTACTCAGTTGCGTGGAATAA